gataccaacaattgtaacaccccctaaccccaaaccgtcatcggaatagagttacgaggcattaccgaacatatcagaTAATTTACAATAATTCTTAAATAGATATTAACACATtaagataaaatcataaattcatataatattttagtaattgacttcattcatttttagaaaaatttcggcagcatttctgcttgtttttacataaaaccccctgcaattagAAACCATATCTTTTCCaatcacaaccaattcaaccaattcatttcacattctcattttctattctaaatacaaTCTAATCGAACTCAATCAATACAATACCAATATAATTTATCAATATGctaattaaatagaaatagataaacttctttcattataattcataaacttataatactaacatttctaaccatttatattaaaaaataataatctttatacacatcctatgtacatgccacattaccaaagaaaatatacatcaccaaagtttgctgaagtcgggtctggctttggatgctggttcagtgcttgacttctacaacctgcgcacggaaacaaccgtacgctgagtatgcatatactcagtggtatcactataatccaatttataattaaatacattaaatcacacacatactttttattacaattatcactactaataaacaattcaatcatttaatattatcaattaattatatatatttataaacatcattcttatttctttatttcaaatttcaccTTTCACATATACCATATCATTTAAGTAGTAAACTtatttcatttacccctattaacttgactcggactcgacggatacacggattccaaccaaacacactagTATACAGtaatcagtaacagtaacagtaacagtattcaacacacaaagtgctgaacctgtaacagtaacggtaactgtattcgacacacaaagtgccgagtcagtaacagtaacagtaacagtattcgacacacaaagtgccgaatcagtaacagtaacagtagtcggcacataagtgcctgatcagtaagccggcaaataCCCCGTacacttccatatcctatggcatgccaactatatccgactagcccgactagttaatagggtatttaattcacttttcagtatAAATTTCCATCTTCATTCAGTATCAATTATAATTCCTTAATTCAATCGGTTTCACAGTATTACAGTAATTCTTtacttcagtaatttcacaattcaatGCATTATACATAACAATATTCAGTATTTTCACAATTCACTCAGTAATCAAAACAATATCCAGTATCTCATAATTCGGTTCAGTATCAGTTTCAATTTCATTACtacattataaatttattatttattaaacacttaccttaaaatacttaccacacataattagcaaattaaacacttaataataataaagtttgaattatagtgatacaaaccgtaattctcgTGTCTATTCCTCGtctactttttcctttcctttcctcgTGGATGCCTCGGGTGCAATATTAGCtacgaaaaaaataataatttatactattaattacagcactaattataataaataattaaatttctattcaatttcttccttattctcaatttaatcctaactaaattcacttactttcctaattcaattcacactctatttctattcaaacttcatccaaactcaaatttaactatcaaaatttcagcatattttccaaatttcaaattttcctcaatttagtccctaaaacataaaacttatagtttcttttacaatttaatccgtttttcaattctaacttaaaattcatgctatttaatccctaattcatctcttttgttcaacataaactatacttgaaaacctatgaacttacaaaacatcaacttaattccatcaaaactttattttaaagcttttaaaacattagaattaagagaaaagggctaatctgacttaccaaattaaatttcaagcttcaaaaaccctattttccctattttcttctttttcttctttctcccctgtttctcccctgtttcgtctcttctattctgtttctttcctttcttttgcttttttttatttcattttatttcatttactttatattatattaattaattataaatattacaaatgtatgtattttattagTACACTTGCATTAAATCATTACCATACACTTGTTTCAATCTAACtaacttatcaaataaaaatctcataatattattatttaattaacaattatcttttacttaattttcaagtaaataaataaatataatacacttgtattttatttttaccacacacttggcaaaatcataatttattattacccaaaatcttatactaattatttaattactaaatatcttttaatttaataataactaataactaataataaataataaatatcattaattatataataaacaaataaattcttaaattttattcctttatGCCGCCTCAATCATtttaaatggcttaattgccattttagccctttttactttcttttaatctatgaTTAGATTTTCACTTCTAttgtaatttaatcccttttgctaattactcttaattgagccaaattcacctatctaaaacctaattaaacacacaactaatCTCGTaagtatttctaataattatttatgactcagtttactaagacggaggcccgataatacacacttttctggtgcccacggattttgggtcgttacaatgCTAGAAAGGTTCTCCAGGCTTTGGAGGTAAGGTATTCTAGatttgaaaatttggtatttgcaTTAGTGGTGGTTGCAAGGAGGTTATGACAATACTTCTAGGTTCATCAAGTGGTCATTTTATCAGATCAAACTTTGAAGAAAATCCTTGCTAAAGTATATGTGTAGGATTGAATGATGAAGTGGGGAATAAAATTGAGTGAATTTGGATTAGAATTTTCATCAAGAAAAGCAGTGAAAGCACAAGTGCTAGTGAACTTCttcaatgataaaaaaaaagatcaagaACCTAGTTTTATTGAAATCCAGCCTGAAAACACTCTTGATAAGGTTCCTGAAGTAGCATGTTCTTCTCAAACACAAACTTTAGAGGTTCACAACTAGCTTTGGAAGTTGTATATGGATAATTGTAACACGTCAAACCCGATCCTTTAGAAAGATCCAAGTATGACGTGCCACTACTTAATAATCAATTTAAGTTTAAAACCAGTTTTGGCGTAAACTTTGCAAAACTTCAATATCTAAATAAAACctttaatagaaaaataacaatGTATAAGCTATGTGGCATATAAGTTTTAGTATGATGTTTTTCATCAATCAAAGTATAATTCTTTGAAACCAAACCATAAAACTTTAAAGAGACTTTATTATTCTTTATACTAATTCATCTTAAAATACATATAGATGCCAACCCCACATATCATACACGGTACAAACAAAATAGATATCTCACAGCAGCAATAGCACTCTAATGTAGTCCTTCAAAAAGATCTTCTTTCAAACAGCAAGCCTGAGAAGGAAAAGGGTAACAGTGTAAgctcataagaacttagtgagttccaaagagATCTTAAATAAGAATACTGACTGCATAAATGGGCCTTTcaaaaggatttcaaaaacattaacACAAAGTATGCCTAATGGTGTATTCATATCACAAATAGGCTCAGTAAATCGATGGCATGTCATATGGGTGAATTTTATACGCCAACTCACCCATTTTCATGTCAACCATATACCCAATTTACAAAATCAGTTACAtaacatacaatttaatttaattcatatgcATTCTCCCCATTTAATCCTGATTTCAATATCATACGGTATAGCATGTTTTATCGTGATCTGTCAATCCAATTTGCAATATATCTTCTCTACCGGAGGCTACACAAACATATCTTTTCATCTTCATCTCCACATAtcagatcatttcatatcattcaTATTAGCAGCAGATGGTAGTGACTTAACATGAGAATGACTTTCACTTCATAACACAGACATACTTAACTCAAATCAACAACACTGGACAATCACAATTCACACACACATACACTTTTCATACCTTACAGAGAAAGAGTACTTACCTTAATCAactatcaaataaataaaatcataacaCATAGAAGTAGAAGGAACCCACCAAAAATAATAGCAAAGTCTATAAAGTAGGTCTTTTGCCTTCATCACTCATACCTTCAGTAGCTTCTTGAGTAAACCCAACTAGAGAGGTTTTCTGGACTTAAGTTTTCagagagtttaaaaaaaataaaggaaagaaagaaaacaaagataaTGAAAAGGTTTTTAGAGAAGACACTGCTATTCTTATATACTTAAGCTCGGAGACAAGGTTTAgaggaaaaatcaaataattccACTAACACTCTTGATTCTCGTGATTAAGTGCGCTTaccataatttaaaacttttcatctACAGTAGCTTAGTTCCTTTCTAACTAAGCCCcaacttaactaattaattaccttactaaaatataaaataaataaataaataaataaataaatttattcaactGCGAACGTAATGAGTTCACGGAGCATCTGGGGTGGCGTATTCTTAACAAAAGGATTCGCCAAACCATAGATCTCACCAAACTACGAGTTCGCCAAGTGGCGCATACATAAAATCCTATACTTAGTCAAAACAAAAACTTTACTTACTCATCTTTATGCTTATTTTACCCAAAACACACCAAAAAATAATCATATACAATGACTTCGTCACgcgggctattacaattctcccccacttataaaatttcgtccccaaaattCCTACCTATAAATAATTAAGGATACTACTCTTTCATCTGACTTTCtctttcccatgtagcttcttttGTACTATGATTTCTCCATAataccttcactaatggaatccttttatttctcagctcttttaCCTCTTTTGCTAAAATACAAATGAGCTCTTCTTCATAAGACAAATTTGGTTcaacctttaattatttaatctACACAACATGATCTAGATTTGATTTATATCTTCTTagcatatatacatgaaatacattgtgaatctttgaTAACTTAGGAGGTAGATCCAGTCTATAAGCTATCGGTCCAACTTGCTCTAAAACTTCATATGTTCATACAAATCTTagactcaactttcctttctaACCAAATCTAatgatcttcttccaaggagatacttttaagaacaccttatcaccaacttcaaaagtaatttcttttctttttaaatatgcaTAGGCTTTTTGTCAATCTTTTGCAGCTTTTATGTGACTACAAATAACAAAGACTTTTCTTCTATTTCACGCACCAACTCAGGACCTACTAATTTTCTTTCACTAAGCTCCATCCAACAAGTGGCAATTccacattttctaccatacagaGCTCCAAATGGAGACATTTTCAAACTGGcatgataactgttattataagcaaattcaaccaaaagaacATACCTTTCCTAGTTTAGCCCaaaatcaattacacaacttcttaacatatcctccaaaactTGAATAACTTTTTCAAATtcaccatctgtctgaggatgaaacgtAGTAATGGATTGCAACTTAGTTCCCAATGATCCTTGTAGTTGCTTCCAGAATCTTGAAGTAAATCttagatctctatctgaaactaTAGAAGATGGGATTCCATGTAGGATattatctcaaaaatataaagttcAGCTAAATTTTCTAGAGAATAAATAGTGTTTACTGGCAAAAAATGAGTTGACTCAGTAACCCTATCAACTATTACCCAAACTAAATTTTTCTTTGAAGGGCTGAGGGGtaaccctgacacaaaatccatggtaattctttgAAGGGCTGAGGGGTAACCCTAACACAAACTGAGGGGTAACCCTAACACAACTTACCCGAgggaacttgatgttctgctaATTCTTTGACAGGTCAGACAAGTTTAAACATACTCTGCCATTTCTTTTTTCATCCTAGGCCACTAATACAAGGTTTTCATATCTCTATACATCTTGATACTCACTGGATGAAGTGAAAAAGGTCATTGATGAGCTTCTCTTAACAAATTCTTCCTCAAATAATTCTCAGGTGGTACAAACATTCTTCCCATGAATCTCAACTCACCATCCTTACCCaaactaaatttttttgtttggcTAGATACATTCGTTGTTTATACAAATCACACTGTGCATCTTTTATATGCtcttctaaaatttgaaatagaaatgtTGACTTCACAGTTAAATTTGCTAGCAATGATCCATTATCAGTCATACTTAATTTTGCTTAAAGAGATACTAGTGTTGCCATTatttttctgctcaaagcatctacCACCACATTTGCCTTCACTGGATGATACTCAATagtcaaatcataatctttcagtagtttcaaccatcttctttgcctcaaatttagatccttttgagtcatcaaatatttcaaatgtTTATGATCAGAGAATACATAACACTTCTCTctatacaaataatgtctccatatATTCAATGCTAACACCACTACTgtcaattctaaatcatgagtggggtaattcttctcatgatGTTTGAGTTGACGTGATGCATAAGCTATAACCTTACCCTTCTACGTAAGAACACATCCAAGCTTATTTAAAGATGCATCTATAAAAATTGTATACTCTAAACCAAACTCTGGCTGTGCTAAAAATGGAGCTTTAGTCAAAACTACTttcaaattctcaaaattttgttGACACTCGTCTGTTTACTCaaacttttctttcttcttaaacTGGCGAGtgtaaactcgaaattatatagggtttttctatatatttttactacctttttacttaataattatgtttatcttgaataattgttattaaaattagtgaattttacttaattagtaatattgggcatgaatttataaagtatgtgaaattgtgcttaattacaattttttgtacatattttaaatgatttcatgttaatttattaatatgtgatttttcaCTATGTAAGAGGACCATTGAAGATGTGATTAATGTGAATGAAACATGGACATGCACAAATTAAGTGGACAGCAGGACCATGCAATTTGGGTCATGAGGTTGATAATTTGGCCTAATAAAAAAAGTGCTAAAAGATGAACATGTTTGCTAAGTTATTGGAATGAGAAACCATCCAACAAGGGGGAACTAAAGCCCAATTTCAGCACAAGTAGATGGTTGCCCAAAAGTAAGCTTTGGGGTATTCAATTGAATGTCCTTATAGTTGGAAAATAATCAGAAATCAACCCAAAAACTTGTTGTTGAAACCATCCACCCTATGGCTATTAATAGCCTTGGTTTGAATTCAAACTGATGAGACTTAGTCATCCCCTTTTCCTTGAAATATGGCTGGCCATGTGTGgtagaaaaagaaggaattttgaatatatttttagcTAACTCTACCCCTTACATTCAACTATAAATACCATGCACCAATCCCTTAGTCACTCATCCCTCACAACTCATTTCTCTTCTCTCATTAGCATTTTTCCCACATTCTGTTTCCCTTTTCCTTCCCTTTCATAGCCGCCCATCTCCTTTCCATCCTTTAGCCACAAAAGCTTTGACAAAAGCATTCTTTGATTGGACACCTTAGGAACTCTTTAGCAAAATAACCACTGAGCAGAACGGAGGAGCATATCAGTCAGAATAGATCTAAAAAGCTGCTGAACTGAATCAGTCAAAATAGATCCGAAAGGCTGCTGAACTgaatagagtttactctttcctcttgttatctattttaattatgtttactttaattttattatttttgaaatcaataatgatattttaaatcctatttgctAGGATGATAATGTTAATTCAGTAACatctattttattcatgtttaacatgtttGGGCCTCAGTCaatcatattttcaattaatatcatgatacatttcattcatacgtgattcaCTTCATTCGTAACTACTTAGTGCTGCTCAGACAAGCAGTCAGGTATTCGCAACACATGTCGGATTACCCAGTCACTAGTAGAACTtataagaccagcacccggattcacTTAGTCACAATTTCACATAGTTTCCACataggttcctagtgacatgtcacttgtatcctattctattcttaaggttcaactggaAAATTTCTCACTTGTCAATATTTTGTCAAATACATCAAATATTTAGCCACATttcacaaaatatatcaaaatatgaaaGCGTAAGTAAAAATGATTTTTCttattactcaagcctagccgattcatattccctcttataacagtccacaattttcactaaatcacatttttttctttttttacacatattttacaacttttacaaataagtccttttatgaaatttcactaaaaatcatatagtaaaagttgtttattacactttaaactttcatattctaccatacaacatcaaaacacatgcaagtcatccatgggtaaatttttaaacacaaaccctagctcaaaataatggtagaaatagctaaaccgagctacgaggatctcaaaaatgtaaagaacattaaaaacggggctaaaacggacttaaaatcgagattggaagcttgaaaaaacctagctatgtcttcctcatgtgaaattcgaccaaggggttgaagatgagcaaaaattggcttttaatttggctttttacttcatttaatcaccaaattactaagatgcccttaacttaaaaatattctatttcacctatttcatgtccatttttgtccaacaaattaaccaatggtctaattaccttttaaggacctccaatttaaaatttcatagcaattaaacacctctaacttctagaactcaagttttacactttttttacaatttagtcctttcgacTATTGACtgcctaaacgtcaaaattttcgaacgaaattttcatgaaatcattctgtacatctgtagatcataaaaatataagaatattaaatttttcctcgtcggattagtagccccgaaaccactgttccgactagcccaaaatcgggctgttacagttctTGTGGAAacgataactcattttacttacttataACTTGaacaactgtgtacacttgcagaAACCCCGTTACAGTAAGTAAGAGGTGTTtcaatcattgagaaaccttttacaaatcttctgtaataaCTTCCTAATCCTAGAAAATTGCAGACTTTAGATACATTTTTGGGGAATTAAACTCGAGTACTACTTTTACCTTACCAGGATCTACTTTAATGCCTTCAGCAGAAATCACATTGCCCAGAAAATGTACTTCTTtcagccaaaattcacatttattgaacttagcatacaactgattatcaaATAGAGTTttcaacacaattctcaaatgttcttcATTATCCACTTCGTTTTATAAACCAATATATCATCAACAAAGgccactacaaacttatccaagtatggtTGAAACAttgttcattaagtccataaacactgcagACGTCTTAGTCAGACTAAAGGGcattactaaaaactcatagtaACCATAACTCGATCAGAAAGCAGTCTTAGGTACATCATCACTTTTTATCTTTACTTGACAATATCCAGactttaaatcaattttagagaATATTGTAGCCCTACATAACCGATTTTACTAACCCAATTTTTTGGGTTGTGACACAAACTTCAGATCACCTATCCAAACCTTCATCATCTACACCTATAGCGTGGACTTCCACAACAGGCTCACAAAGGTAACTTTATAATCTTCTCTCACCTTGGAGGCAATTATTATACCGTACATAGCAAACCTCTCAGACCTCATGGCGTACCCAAAAGGGAACCTAACACGTGTTTCTCAACAGAACTAACAACGCAGTGGACCATGCATAGTCAACCTGCCAACCAACGGACCTTGAGTTAGTTTGTGAAACTTAGCCTAACAAATTTTGAGGTTAGGCATCTTCGGTAAGACTATGTGAGGGCCACATGGAGTCCTAGGTTAATTGATTGCCGGTCATCCTAAAACATCTTATACTAGGACATAGTATCACCATCACTGCATATCAAATCAAACTTTTGTGTAAGCTTGTCTCTCATTATAAAAAGGCCATACAAACAACTCACACACACCACGTACTCACCCCATCTTCCTCAACCGCAAAACTCCCTTACCAAAAAACTTCCTCCTAACCTTTACCTCAGTGCTTGACCATGTAAACTTCTATCTTCCTAGCCTCTTAATCTCGCTAGTTAAAAGattttatatttattgttttagaatttagatcgataattaatttaataaagaacAAACAAAAGGGAAAACTAAATGTCACCAATCTCGTTGTGAAAGTGAAGCTATTagtttaattcttattttttgcTTTActtatcaaatcaaatttaaagataaatttgttGTCTAACAAAGAAAAAGAATCGCTTTTGGAGAAAACTATTTCTATCTCTCCACtttcaaaatttgtaaaattttgataagaaatatCTTTCATTCTCtgtaaaatttgaaattgtataaattaatttctctttgatttaaaatgtcaaactaatttaatttgtattaattttaaaagtcagtaactaaaaataattaatcatatGGTAAtgttttccatcaattttacacgattttaattggtataataatgaatttagtcctaaaaatttacacattctaataatttagtcttaatttaacaaatttatcctgcaatatttatgtaaatattgtggttgaatttatttgattttttagaattaaggtccaaatgataaaataagtaaacattaaaggctaaatttgttaccatacaaatcaaaattatgtataattgatagaaaatattaatattgtgtttaattatttttagtcgttattttcaaaattaataaaaataaaataactttaattattttaagagATACTAAttcactcaatttcaaaattaagaaAAACACCTGAAATCTTTTCGCTTAATATTTTcacaaataatctcatttttattatatttttaaaaaattgttatattaaaaaaatcaccataaaaaGGAATAATATTTATTAAGGTTACAAAAGTTGTTGTGGTTTCCTACTTTCTTTATTTTGACATGGACAAAAAGACAGGATTTCTATTTCTAGCAAATTATTACCTAAAAAGGGGAAACTCCTGCAGATTTGTTCAAAGTGAAGAAAAATGGCTAGAACTTACGAATCTTTAATAGATGATAAGATCGAACAGGGTTTCTTGGCTAATGAAAGAGACGGATCAGACATTAATTCTTCTTTGGATTTgcatgaattcattgaagaaaccAAAAGGATTGGGTACATAACAGGTCCAATGGTGGCAGTCCATTTCTCACAATACTTTCTGCAATTTATATCAGTGGTAATGGTTGGTCACCTTGGCCAACTTTCTCTCTCCAGCATTGCCATTGCCGTCTCCTTCGGTGCTGTCACTGATTTCAGTGTTCTTGTAAGTCCTTTCTCTGTTCCCCCCCCCTTGATTTTTTATAGTTGTATTGATTGAAGAACACTGATTTGTTTCaacatgccaaaaaaaaaaaccagtttGGAATGTCGGGTGCACTTGAAACTTTGTGTGGGCAAGCTTATGGAGCTCAGCAATATGGAAAACTAGGAACTCATACTTATACAGCTATATTCTCCCTTATCTTAGCTTGTCTCCCTTTGACTACCCTTTGGGTTTATATGGGTAAATTATTCATTCTGATAGGCCAAGATCCTGTTATTTCAGAGGAGGTTGGGAAATTGATTATATGGCTAATTCCTGCTCTCTATGCGTATGCAACACTTCAACCTATTATACGGTTCTTTCAGACACAAAGTTTGATTATGCCATTGCTTGTAGGTTCCTGTTCTATTCTTTGTTTCCATGTGCTTCTTTGTTGGGGTTTAGTGTTTAAGTCTGGATTAGGAAACCAAGGTGCAGCATTAGCCATCAGCATTTCCTATTGGACTAATGTGATTTCACTAGGATTATATATGATGTTCTCTGATACTTGTTCAAAAACCCTTGCCCCTATTACAATCGATGTATTTCGAGGAGTTCGAGAGTTCTTTCGTTTAGCTATCCCCTCTGCTTccatgatttggtaataatctccCTTTCATTTCAGCATTTGCAGTTGTAAACATAGTTTCCTTTCATTTATTCATGTCCATTTCCATGTGGTTGCAGCCTTGAATGGTGGTCATTTGAGTTGCTCATAATATTTTCTGGATTTTTACCAAACCCACAACTTGAAACATCTGTTACATCTGTCTGGTACATTCTCTGTTGTACATAAGTTGTTATTAGGTAAAAGCATAATGGAGAATTCTACATTAGGAGTCAGATTGAATTTTGCcccatttacttaaaaaataggtaaattggtccttatacgttagattaaagagtaaattagtctctctttttttaaactttatccatttctattgttaaaa
The genomic region above belongs to Gossypium hirsutum isolate 1008001.06 chromosome D05, Gossypium_hirsutum_v2.1, whole genome shotgun sequence and contains:
- the LOC107903809 gene encoding protein DETOXIFICATION 14 isoform X3, with translation MARTYESLIDDKIEQGFLANERDGSDINSSLDLHEFIEETKRIGYITGPMVAVHFSQYFLQFISVVMVGHLGQLSLSSIAIAVSFGAVTDFSVLFGMSGALETLCGQAYGAQQYGKLGTHTYTAIFSLILACLPLTTLWVYMGKLFILIGQDPVISEEVGKLIIWLIPALYAYATLQPIIRFFQTQSLIMPLLVGSCSILCFHVLLCWGLVFKSGLGNQGAALAISISYWTNVISLGLYMMFSDTCSKTLAPITIDVFRGVREFFRLAIPSASMICLEWWSFELLIIFSGFLPNPQLETSVTSVCLATMSTLFPIPEGIGAAASTRVSNELGAAMTRKLSIMSQTGLLCYLCLLFWIVYKLSCQGLQGDQDGRIWGLISTLLHTIFVEFQLLSYWDFGLR
- the LOC107903809 gene encoding protein DETOXIFICATION 14 isoform X1; the protein is MARTYESLIDDKIEQGFLANERDGSDINSSLDLHEFIEETKRIGYITGPMVAVHFSQYFLQFISVVMVGHLGQLSLSSIAIAVSFGAVTDFSVLFGMSGALETLCGQAYGAQQYGKLGTHTYTAIFSLILACLPLTTLWVYMGKLFILIGQDPVISEEVGKLIIWLIPALYAYATLQPIIRFFQTQSLIMPLLVGSCSILCFHVLLCWGLVFKSGLGNQGAALAISISYWTNVISLGLYMMFSDTCSKTLAPITIDVFRGVREFFRLAIPSASMICLEWWSFELLIIFSGFLPNPQLETSVTSVCLATMSTLFPIPEGIGAAASTRVSNELGAGNPCSARIVVFTALLIALLESVTVGAALFFSRHVFGYVFSNDKEVIDYVTNRAPLLSLSVVLDSLQVVLSGIARGSGWQDLGAYINLAAYYLCGVPVAVVLGFWVKMRGKGLWIGLQAGSFLQVLLLSAITSCIDWHKQARKARDRLLESDVETQAQISGD
- the LOC107903809 gene encoding protein DETOXIFICATION 14 isoform X2, producing MARTYESLIDDKIEQGFLANERDGSDINSSLDLHEFIEETKRIGYITGPMVAVHFSQYFLQFISVVMVGHLGQLSLSSIAIAVSFGAVTDFSVLFGMSGALETLCGQAYGAQQYGKLGTHTYTAIFSLILACLPLTTLWVYMGKLFILIGQDPVISEEVGKLIIWLIPALYAYATLQPIIRFFQTQSLIMPLLVGSCSILCFHVLLCWGLVFKSGLGNQGAALAISISYWTNVISLGLYMMFSDTCSKTLAPITIDVFRGVREFFRLAIPSASMICLEWWSFELLIIFSGFLPNPQLETSVTSVCLATMSTLFPIPEGIGAAARAPLLSLSVVLDSLQVVLSGIARGSGWQDLGAYINLAAYYLCGVPVAVVLGFWVKMRGKGLWIGLQAGSFLQVLLLSAITSCIDWHKQARKARDRLLESDVETQAQISGD